The Capsicum annuum cultivar UCD-10X-F1 chromosome 3, UCD10Xv1.1, whole genome shotgun sequence genomic sequence CGCTATGCAATCACCATGTGATGCACAGCAATCGCCCAAGCCAAAGTGGGTGATGCATGGCCATTGTACATCCCCAAATAGGCGATGTATAACCATCGCACAGAGGTAGAGGATGCTCTTTTAGTGGCCTCATGCGGTACTCAATAAAGACAAGCGCAGTCGAACCCTTTCTAGTGGCCTTTTACGATTGTCATACGACGCACGACCTTtgcatggccataactttttgctcaggtatcgaattaaggtaaaattggtatcgttgaaaatctaattcaattatctacaattttgtgggtttGAGCTGCAAAATTCCCCATATGTaagaagttatacacgttcaaagttgacccttgtggAATCGAACACCAAAATTTGGTTGAATCAAAGGCCCTTAGCTCattttgctctaagtgattcttatgaatatttttccacACACTAGgctaatgatcatgaaacatgcattcaaatataaatcatgagatTATAGTTTACACACTCACGAATGACGGTTAGATTTCAAGCTTAGAAacttgtggggtgttacattatctcccccttggaatcatttgtcctcgaatgatgggtagtaACTTATTGAAACTTTAGAAGCATGGAATAAGGTACACTTGACATATCTTCTAATGAAAGATGTAGCTGAGCTAAAACattaaaacttctatcatgaaactgatttttgAGTTGGCTTGACTTTATTAActataaggagttgattcatgctgagagtttagaactcacttaaaatgttcatgatatgattttacgtatagaactgcgaagtgataactgatgcaatagaattccaagagttactaaggataaaataaggTATGTAACTTCTCATTAAGGATTGTCTCTCAAAAAAACATGTATAGAAATCAAATGTGAAGAGCTTTATGGCATTATCAAGTACGTTATATAAGCACAAATCCTGAGACAACAAGACTAAGGTCGTACATGGGGTATTACTTTGTTTGAGCTGGGATACTTcaaaaactaagatcattcactgaacacttatgaactgaatcatgactaaatatctaaatcataGACATGATggatggactgaactgaattcacaatttgcATGGACGTAAATGAATTACCTCATTGAAgagccatactcatgaaacttcggatagtaAGGGTAgatggaaatataaaaaatcacaggaacttgtctgcctgactactaaactaaattgttggCTATACGGGTTGAATTATCCTAACAGCtcatactcaactggagtatttcttcaacactcttgataagaagttctaataacattagggagcaaagaattcttgggcatgatctaaataagatatctgaataaggttTCACAACATAGCTACAACTCTATACCATAGAAtataggcctataaaacataGGCTAGGATAGAAGTACTAGGCCTTAGAAAATGCAACTGCTAACTtccaagcttagccacacttctaaaatactcccttaactagACTTTTTCTTTCAAATACTAGGCTCATCTGATGTagcttataattctcacatggatATATATAACTATTCCTGCAAAAGtttgagttgaactacatactcttaccatgttcaagcctaacccaaaatcacaaagtactacacataacaccataatactagtctaagcCATGAATTTTATACCCCATGCGTGTTTCACAGCTCTCACTCAAGAATAATtctccttaccacttcaacaactaaattcaacctcttactaggaattcactagcgcataatggacccatccacttatataccaacatgacattcaagcctataattataaccacatatgaacttctaggtaAACAACCCACCAAATCATctttcccatattctctaatacctctttcaataacaactttcatgcactatccCTAAGAAAACACACAcgaaatttcaactaaccatggcACATATCAAAAGTTTTACCTCAATGTTCCTTcaaacttataaccttatataAATCTAGCATGCAATAATATTTCCCTAATAAGGTACATTTACTTTCTCCTATCAAAATAATCattcatcaccacatcatttaataaggagaggtcactgaaaagtTAGAACCTGAGGTCCTGAAGCCtaaaagaatactatgcataacttgaaaacgtaattgaggcctgaggaatagagtatccatgacatagattcattaaagagatctaaactgaggacatacataatataatctgaatttcgctaatcattaagagtgtagcatgagttcctggaactgaacatattgtaaagcatgagtacataagtcatgagttgcatgacctgattTTGGAGTTCATGAATTCATGGGATATGACCTATACTTCtgagtgaactgaaactccttatactagggacTGGAAATGTGCAAgattctatgaaaagtgcatgaatatgagctatggtCATGGAgttgacatgtaaggcataagtagatatcatgacaactgaagtacaaaactttgcacttaGATGAGAATGGATCGTGCATATTCCTCCCCTATATTATTCTAcaacacactggcatcactactagaatctgagggcctgacttggttctttgttctatcatctcccctttagattTAAGCAATCATTCTAAGTTTGCGGAACCCTTTAGTAAAATCTAAATTGAACTACGACCACTCTACTCTAGAGTCCAAGATATaacaatatacataaataataaacccaccctgaaagactacacttgaaagtgTACAATCCgttgctagtactttcttctgcaatataactcttaactttttatagaaccactagtcatcatataataacttgaacacttactaacttagaatcttctagagtatcaccataccctgagttcacaccatctagaatttcaactattttatctattagctcaatcatcctagtttcaaacttagattctaacacttaacatagacATTCCCAattttaatgaactatactaacttcattcttgaacgCTCCCTGAATAAATACgatccttaactttctttagcttcagcaatcatcacatacttacactcttctTGACCACAtacttgccttactaaacacataatctgcctcttttcttttatagcctactaatatcacatctctaaacttatactTTTCCCTAAACCAttagaattaccattacaccaacatacctgATATCAACAACCTATAGCCCATAAATTAGCTGGCAAGAATATAATATACTACATAACTAGCCTTATTCGCACTTAGCAACTCGAGGGTACTACCTAAGCGCACACACTGTAAAAActttagaaataatacaatcccatatcaccttaggtacacctctagatcatacctacatcatcatacttaattttgaaccaataaacttaaattcttgtatacactatttcaagcctacttattcacctttcatacaactagccccgtGGATACAAAATCTACTAAATCCGGATAAACACTATCCGCACTTTACTACtattaaacttctaggttcatacttctaactctagatgatatgttgtcataggattctgagaatgGATTTGAGGGCATACATGACTTTGGCTTAGTGtacgattttcatgaacatgaatgttATCTTTCAAACTTGAGGATATAAAAGCACTGATGAGATCCTTTTGAGCCtacatgcaatcccataactgtctgcgGGGACTGTTTGACAAAACTCTATCTGTAAGAATTTAAGCTTGGTTATTTCtgttgcctcaagaataaggcagagttggcatAAACGGAGTAGCATAAGAATATGCATAAGTTCCTTAGAGAACACTCAACTGCActatctgagacatgaaagaagggaaatattttttaaataccctatagcctctcgaagaaaagtatagacatcttcgtaccgttctgcaagactctactagacatggcttcatagacacgctaggacacttgaactttgtgctctgataccaagtttggaacATCCTGAGACcacccctggatgtcacacggtgcttagaaccacacgtgatcctaagctaacctatgatacttgcataactcgtgagcaactgaATATGTTACATAAATCTATAAGAAATAAGCAGATAAGATGTCTTTGCTACATATATTCGGAACAAAAGtatttaaaatgattacaactctagctatacaaaaacaaaatttaaatcaaatatatcaattctattgactgtctatgaagcctctactaatactgactatgggtagccgggacatgacccctaaCTAACCTTAATTAATACgactaaataaaagaataatactgaaactatagttgactcgagccctcaaatcaaaagaactcttcacctgctaactggaagctgtgaattatctgattatgatgtgctaCAAtcggtacctatattatgagacaatgtagcacatagatatatatgtgggtCGGTACTTCaggaatgtaatgagtatgtaagggtgaatgcataagtaaaataataactgaatattcatatgaactttcaaatgatgcatgctaagtgcaaatgactcaccttgagtttgaataaaacaaagactgcaaaatcataaacataagtaatgaagcataataataactttgtgagtcataacacttagtttctaaaagctgtactttttattctttctttagggaggttcttctaactaccatgtgagctatcatggagtccaacatcttacccacattgaggagagttgttctatccttgacATTGGAAtggaaccttaacttaagtgagcactatacttaacccatattgggacttgAACCTACGGTTGCACGTAGTTATGGGGCATGTGACCtcggactcatacccaactcagtgctaaatactactcttataTTACTTATAttctcatactttaggaaatctacctcaaATAGCATAATGGTTTATAGAATAGAAACcatttatgcttctctttctttaaatcataattaggatgaataaatgtggatttcatatcttatcttaagatcaaaagatctaTCTTTTGCTATAAACCATGAGGATAATAAATGCTTGTGGATTTCAAGCCTtatcttggaatcaaaagattcaaacttttcttgtaaacttagtgctCAAACTCAAGCCATGAAACTTATACTTtttttcatataacttgtaatacaatatcatgcttaaaactcaattaaaaatctttaatcaatgttcaaatcaaactcatgataaacaaatcataatagagaatcttCAAGTCAAAATGTACATAGATGAGAACATGTATACACTTTAATTCTTCAATCACAtgataatctcataaactcaagAAAAGATAGTTTGGGTATGGACCCTAATTTGCAAATAAtataactttaactttaaaacaagtttcggtcacaaggatgaaaaagtatccttgttcataaaccccacacaCCTTGATTGGACGAATCCTTGgagagaactttgaatttggaACTTAACTCTTTGACTCTTGAGAGATGACACTTAGATTTTATTCTTGGGAATAGGGAAAAGGTTTTTAAGTCGTATATTGATTGTTTAGGGTTAAGAAAGTGGAGTTAACGTGTTTAAAACTCCCTTAATTCGTTTTGAATTGATTGGGGACaatttaggggtgtgaaaagacttCAACGCCCTTGATCTAAGTCAAAATGAAGCATTTACGCCGCTATGCAATCACCATGCGATGCACAGCAATCGCCCAAGCCAAAGTAGGCGACGCATGGCCATTGTACAACCCCAAGTGGGTGACGCATGGCCATTGCACACCTTTTCCAGTGGCTTTTTGCGATTGTCATGCAACGCACTACCTTtgcatggccataacttttcactcgggtatggattaaggcgaaattggtatcgttggaaagctaatttaattatctctaatttggtgggtcttgagctgcaaaattccacatatgtaagaagttatacacgttcaaagctGACCCTTGTGGAATCGAACACCAAAATTTGACCGAATAAAAGGCCCTTAgctcactttgctctaagtgattcttatgaacatttttccacTTCATAAGCTTCACACTAGGCTAATGATCATTAAACATGcattcaaatataaatcacaGGATAAGAGTTTACACACGCACGAACGACGGTTCgatttctagcttagaaacatgcaagATGTTACACGaatcgaggatcaaaatgagatataaaagtcataaaacgatatcaaccatgttaccaacctaaaattgacgttCCGAATCTACTGGCGCCGTCCGTTTTGTCAATGCAcaaatcaaaagatgttgaccgaagtcaactaataagccatttagaccaccaaaaatcacaatctcACATAAATTACACCGAAATATATTGAGAACCGTGTCAAACATCCCCACactccagaaataccacaatgcaaccacGAGAGAGGTAAAATTGTCCAATCATATTGTCCaatcatatagaaataaatatttcaacaaatcACTGGCAATCAGGTCATTACACTTATGTCTCATGTAGAGATATAGTAGTAAAAGAAACATCGATAATCCATCTGAGTATGGAATACATTGATGGTAGGAGGTAATACATATGTAGTATCATAACAAACCAAGTTCAATTATTTGTCTATCCAACCTATGCATGTCTCGTGTAGTGATATACAACCGATTATCCATTCGAGTATAGACTACGTTGATATTAGGAGGTGATACTCATGTAGTAATGTACTAAACCAAGTCTTATTATTGATCTATCCAACCTGTGTATATCTTGTGTAGTGATATAGTAGTCAAATATGCACCGATAATTCATCCGAATATAGAATACATAAATGTTAGGAGGTAATACTCGTGTAAAAATCAATATTACTCATCTCTTCTTAATTCTTAATACTCTTCTTTTCAGAGTGAGTTCTATTATAACACGTCCAAACAACTTTCATTACATCTGTTAGTAGAAGTATCAAACGCACTTCCTCTTAAAACTATTGGTATGCTGTTATCACACAGGTCACAATTTGAAGCTCGAATATTGTCACTGCAAAGAGCCAACCATACAAGAAAAACAATTACTTCGTTAAATAAGAgaagcaaaaagagaaaaagatgtgGCATCAGACATCAGCaagtcaattttttattttttattttttaaaaaaggatatgGATTCTGGCCATTTAGCAACCTGGCATCTATTTATCAGGAAACAATTGTTCAAAATTTAATCCATTGTCATCTTCCACCAGACAAATCAACGGCATCCTGATTAAAGAATGAATCTTCTCCCCAATCAAATCGTCTCTGAAGTCTCTCATATTCTTGCCTACGGTTCTCTTCAACGTGCTGCCACTCTTCCCATCTCTCAGCAAGCCCTTCTCCTTCCAGTATTCTTACCACCTCAGACATTGCTGGACGGTCCTCTGGTGATACCTGAGTGCACAGCAATGCCACCTGAATCATCATCTCCACTTCATCCATGCCGTAGCTCTTATTCAAGTTCCGGTCTACAATTGCATCCAGTCTTTTCTCTCTTTGAAGTTTATTGACCTTCAAGATGATAAATGTCCTTTTACTAACTAATACTACATAAAGGTCCTACGACGCTTAAAAATTAATCATGTAAagttctctctttttttttttttttttggaaactggTAACTTTCATGTAAAGTTAtaagagaggctatgagacatcaACATTTTTGGGAAAAATGATTTACCATCGAGTCATATTTCTTCTGCCAAAAAGGCTCAATAATTAAGACCTAGCTCATATTCAGAGCATTCGTATCCTGGTGCCacgagaaaaataataattgtttgCGCCATTTCAATAAGAACAGAAATATAGCAGCATCaccaataggaaaaaaaataaacgaCAGTATATTATCCAGGAGGATCTCATGCAAAGGACAAATGTGTCATTCCAACAGActataagagaaaaaaaagtttgGTAaggatagattatagatatatgaaAAGTTTAATGCAATAATTGGATACACATTTGGAATTATATAAAGATCATTGAGTTATGTACACTCACATGGTCAAGCAACAAGACATCGTCTTCTTCTTCTAGACGTGAGAAGTCTATTGCACGTTGGCCGGTTACAATTTCCAAAAGCATGATTCCATAGCCAAAAACGTCAGTTTTCTCTGATGATTTGCCAGTGGATAAGTATTCAGGAGCTATATGGCCCATTGTACCACGAACTTGAGTTGTCACATTGGTTTTCTTAACGTCTACTAGCTTTGCCAGGCCAAAATCACCAACTACAGCTTCAAAATCTTCATCTAGTAATACATTAGCTGCTTTAACATCACGGTGAATAATCTTCGGATTACAGTGCTCATGTAGGTATTCAAGACCACGTGCAGTACCCAGTGCCACACTCTTCCTAGTTGGCCAATTCAAAACAGACTCCCCAATTTTAAGTTCTGCAAGccattaaaaactaaaaaacttaaATAAGATGCCACTGAAAACTACTAATAGATATCAACTCTAGCAGAGAACTCCTGAAATCTTAAGCTTCACTAACTACTTCATGTAACACCTTCCAGTTCACTTGAGGATTTCAACAACCAACTCCTAAAGGGAGAATCAATCAATGAGGCAAATCTTGTTTTGGTAGAAAACACTGCACAAGAATTAATTTCTGCAGTCACGTATCTCTTTCTTATCAtgttctctgataccaacttaattTAAATACATCTTTTAATGAGTTCTTTTTAAAACTGAATACACCTATTAATAATCAATGAGGTACGATTTGACTGTTGCTCTTGATGACCAAACAAAATTGCAATCTCCAAAGACTCAACACCTTTAATGAATATCAGAAAATACTTCTACAGCATCTATGCAGTAATCTACTTAAGTCTGCTCAGAACTTGTCTTGTCCTACCATATTCCGGGGGGAAAAGGAACCATGCAAAATGTAGTCATGGTAATGCAATCCTGAGACATTAAACTTCCAACACTTCATTCAAAGTCGAAAGATTCTTTTTGAGAAGGAAAAGAATAAGATTCTCAAGTATGAGAACACAAATTAAAGGGTAGATGCTTCTGCCAATTAAACTATACATGGTAGCTCTATAAGCACACCCCTCAAACTTGATGCCATGTACAAATTCCTTTACTAGAATTAGAATCAACAGTTCTATGGAGTGGTGATTAGACCGACGTTGCTATATGGGATCGAGTGTTGGCCAGTCAGAAACTGCATCTTCAGAAGATGAATGTTGCAGAGATGAGAATGTTGAGATGAATATGTGGACATACTAGGTGTAATAGCATCGggaatgaggttattcgagataaggtgggagtggcctcCATGGTGgacaagatgagggaagcgagaTTGAGATgatttggacatgtgatgaggcgAGGTttagaggtgtgagaggttggataTAGTAGGTACAAAGAGGGGAAGAGCTAGGCCAAAAAAGTAttgggtgaggtgattaggcaggacatggagCATATCCCGGTTACCGAAGACATCAACTTAGATAAGGGGGTGTGGAGGACGCGTaatagagtagaaggttagtcgGGTAGGAGTGTTGTTGGGCACCGTATGGTCGCTTAGGGTTTAGCTGAAGATATCtatcattgttgttgtttattgtgtttctATTACGGCACTATTTTGTGGCTGATTATTGTTTTTCCGGTAGATTTTACATTTTTCCATAGTTAGTTGTCATATTTTCTTCATTGTTTTCTATACCTGAATTTGCTACACTTGAGCCTCTCTACCTCCCCGAGGTAATGGTAAGGTGTAGACTTTACCCTCCACATACCTCACTTGTGGAATTTTAATGGGTATGGTGTTGTTGTGAAGAATCAGCAGTTACATAGTACTTTAATAGTCAATTTAGACCGTACAAGGAAAAATGCACGCTTTTTTCACAGATGGAGAAGAAAAATGGCATGTCATCATTTACAACAAAGCCGACAAAAAAAAATATGCGCTGCAGGCGatataagaaaaatgaaatgatCTAATGATGACATACGGTAAATTAGATGAAACGGGAACAGTAAGAGAAAATAGCATTCTCAGGATGTAAAATAAagtataatgaataaaagcactGATGTGAAGAAACAATACCTCGTAGGCGATAAGCAACACTTAGATTCTGCATATATGGGTATACAAGTAGACGTTCAGTTGGTGTGGTGCAAAATCCTATGAGCCGTAAGAGATTCCTATGAACAGCCACGCTTATCATCTCAACTTCTCGCTGAAATGCAGCATCTCCCCCAGGACTCTCGTAATCAGTTAACCGTTTCACGGCAACTTTAATGCCGTCATTGAGCACTCCTTTATAGACCTTGCCAAAGCCCCCCTGTCCAAGAAcattcttttcactaaagttatCAGTAGCAAGCTGCAATTCTCTCCATGAAAATCTTCTCAATTGACCAAATGGAATTCGTCGATCAACCTCGCCTGAGTTCGccaaataaaacacaaaatataatatcataatatacTCAAAGGAATCACACCATCTTGAAGGTAAATTTAAACAAAGTACTGGTGAATAAGATATAAGCTCACTATCTTAAGAGTTAAGATGGTATTACGATATATAACAATGCATGGCCAGAATACCCTTCTTCCCTTACCAAGAATAACAAGTACATTAAACTGATGAATTATTGTCAATAACATGCGACACAAACCTACAACGTCAACAAAGATTTCACGTCGATAGCCTTTGTGCCTTCTCCTCCAGAACAATAACACAGATCCTCCAAGAAGGAGAATTCCAAGAAATCCGAAAGCAATACCAACTATGAGACCAGTCTTTGGTTTACTAGAAGAACCTGCAAGAAATTCAACTTTAGAATTTGGCCGTCCAGAAAGTTGAACAAGGGCATATGTTAAATGATGCTTTCTTCACTAAAGGAATATTAATATATTGGATA encodes the following:
- the LOC107856598 gene encoding probable LRR receptor-like serine/threonine-protein kinase At5g10290 isoform X4; protein product: MVSLSSMGFSGTLAPRIGVLKNMNTLSLQGNGITGKIPQEMGNLTSLTMLDLENNLLSGEIPASLGNLKKLQSLFLSRNNLTGIVPQSLSGLPNLMNLQLGSNGLTGQVPEQLFQVPKYNFTGNHLNCGLNLTHHCESDSGGSSSKPKTGLIVGIAFGFLGILLLGGSVLLFWRRRHKGYRREIFVDVVGEVDRRIPFGQLRRFSWRELQLATDNFSEKNVLGQGGFGKVYKGVLNDGIKVAVKRLTDYESPGGDAAFQREVEMISVAVHRNLLRLIGFCTTPTERLLVYPYMQNLSVAYRLRELKIGESVLNWPTRKSVALGTARGLEYLHEHCNPKIIHRDVKAANVLLDEDFEAVVGDFGLAKLVDVKKTNVTTQVRGTMGHIAPEYLSTGKSSEKTDVFGYGIMLLEIVTGQRAIDFSRLEEEDDVLLLDHVNKLQREKRLDAIVDRNLNKSYGMDEVEMMIQVALLCTQVSPEDRPAMSEVVRILEGEGLAERWEEWQHVEENRRQEYERLQRRFDWGEDSFFNQDAVDLSGGR
- the LOC107856598 gene encoding probable LRR receptor-like serine/threonine-protein kinase At5g10290 isoform X3 — protein: MELFFIIVILACLHSFVLPDGQGDALFALKNSLNASTDQLADWNQNHVSPCTWSKITCDDKGNVVMVSLSSMGFSGTLAPRIGVLKNMNTLSLQGNGITGKIPQEMGNLTSLTMLDLENNLLSGEIPASLGNLKKLQSLFLSRNNLTGIVPQSLSGLPNLMNLQLGSNGLTGQVPEQLFQVPKYNFTGNHLNCGLNLTHHCESDSGGSSSKPKTGLIVGIAFGFLGILLLGGSVLLFWRRRHKGYRREIFVDVVGEVDRRIPFGQLRRFSWRELQLATDNFSEKNVLGQGGFGKVYKGVLNDGIKVAVKRLTDYESPGGDAAFQREVEMISVAVHRNLLRLIGFCTTPTERLLVYPYMQNLSVAYRLRELKIGESVLNWPTRKSVALGTARGLEYLHEHCNPKIIHRDVKAANVLLDEDFEAVVGDFGLAKLVDVKKTNVTTQVRGTMGHIAPEYLSTGKSSEKTDVFGYGIMLLEIVTGQRAIDFSRLEEEDDVLLLDHVNKLQREKRLDAIVDRNLNKSYGMDEVEMMIQVALLCTQVSPEDRPAMSEVVRILEGEGLAERWEEWQHVEENRRQEYERLQRRFDWGEDSFFNQDAVDLSGGR
- the LOC107856598 gene encoding probable LRR receptor-like serine/threonine-protein kinase At5g10290 isoform X5; amino-acid sequence: MEDGVLCHSDKLQQRILDIKCNIRKMELFFIIVILACLHSFVLPDGQGDALFALKNSLNASTDQLADWNQNHVSPCTWSKITCDDKGNVVMVSLSSMGFSGTLAPRIGVLKNMNTLSLQGNGITGKIPQEMGNLTSLTMLDLENNLLSGEIPASLGNLKKLQSLFLSRNNLTGIVPQSLSGLPNLMNLQLGSNGLTGQVPEQLFQVPKYNFTGNHLNCGLNLTHHCESDSGGSSSKPKTGLIVGIAFGFLGILLLGGSVLLFWRRRHKGYRREIFVDVVGEVDRRIPFGQLRRFSWRELQLATDNFSEKNVLGQGGFGKVYKGVLNDGIKVAVKRLTDYESPGGDAAFQREVEMISVAVHRNLLRLIGFCTTPTERLLVYPYMQNLSVAYRLRELKIGESVLNWPTRKSVALGTARGLEYLHEHCNPKIIHRDVKAANVLLDEDFEAVVGDFGLAKLVDVKKTNVTTQVRGTMGHIAPEYLSTGKSSEKTDVFGYGIMLLEIVTGQRAIDFSRLEEEDDVLLLDH
- the LOC107856598 gene encoding probable LRR receptor-like serine/threonine-protein kinase At5g10290 isoform X2, producing the protein MEDGVLCHSDKLQQRILDIKCNIRKMELFFIIVILACLHSFVLPDGQGDALFALKNSLNASTDQLADWNQNHVSPCTWSKITCDDKGNVVMVSLSSMGFSGTLAPRIGVLKNMNTLSLQGNGITGKIPQEMGNLTSLTMLDLENNLLSGEIPASLGNLKKLQSLQLGSNGLTGQVPEQLFQVPKYNFTGNHLNCGLNLTHHCESDSGGSSSKPKTGLIVGIAFGFLGILLLGGSVLLFWRRRHKGYRREIFVDVVGEVDRRIPFGQLRRFSWRELQLATDNFSEKNVLGQGGFGKVYKGVLNDGIKVAVKRLTDYESPGGDAAFQREVEMISVAVHRNLLRLIGFCTTPTERLLVYPYMQNLSVAYRLRELKIGESVLNWPTRKSVALGTARGLEYLHEHCNPKIIHRDVKAANVLLDEDFEAVVGDFGLAKLVDVKKTNVTTQVRGTMGHIAPEYLSTGKSSEKTDVFGYGIMLLEIVTGQRAIDFSRLEEEDDVLLLDHVNKLQREKRLDAIVDRNLNKSYGMDEVEMMIQVALLCTQVSPEDRPAMSEVVRILEGEGLAERWEEWQHVEENRRQEYERLQRRFDWGEDSFFNQDAVDLSGGR
- the LOC107856598 gene encoding probable LRR receptor-like serine/threonine-protein kinase At5g10290 isoform X6, translating into MGNLTSLTMLDLENNLLSGEIPASLGNLKKLQSLFLSRNNLTGIVPQSLSGLPNLMNLQLGSNGLTGQVPEQLFQVPKYNFTGNHLNCGLNLTHHCESDSGGSSSKPKTGLIVGIAFGFLGILLLGGSVLLFWRRRHKGYRREIFVDVVGEVDRRIPFGQLRRFSWRELQLATDNFSEKNVLGQGGFGKVYKGVLNDGIKVAVKRLTDYESPGGDAAFQREVEMISVAVHRNLLRLIGFCTTPTERLLVYPYMQNLSVAYRLRELKIGESVLNWPTRKSVALGTARGLEYLHEHCNPKIIHRDVKAANVLLDEDFEAVVGDFGLAKLVDVKKTNVTTQVRGTMGHIAPEYLSTGKSSEKTDVFGYGIMLLEIVTGQRAIDFSRLEEEDDVLLLDHVNKLQREKRLDAIVDRNLNKSYGMDEVEMMIQVALLCTQVSPEDRPAMSEVVRILEGEGLAERWEEWQHVEENRRQEYERLQRRFDWGEDSFFNQDAVDLSGGR
- the LOC107856598 gene encoding probable LRR receptor-like serine/threonine-protein kinase At5g10290 isoform X1; amino-acid sequence: MEDGVLCHSDKLQQRILDIKCNIRKMELFFIIVILACLHSFVLPDGQGDALFALKNSLNASTDQLADWNQNHVSPCTWSKITCDDKGNVVMVSLSSMGFSGTLAPRIGVLKNMNTLSLQGNGITGKIPQEMGNLTSLTMLDLENNLLSGEIPASLGNLKKLQSLFLSRNNLTGIVPQSLSGLPNLMNLQLGSNGLTGQVPEQLFQVPKYNFTGNHLNCGLNLTHHCESDSGGSSSKPKTGLIVGIAFGFLGILLLGGSVLLFWRRRHKGYRREIFVDVVGEVDRRIPFGQLRRFSWRELQLATDNFSEKNVLGQGGFGKVYKGVLNDGIKVAVKRLTDYESPGGDAAFQREVEMISVAVHRNLLRLIGFCTTPTERLLVYPYMQNLSVAYRLRELKIGESVLNWPTRKSVALGTARGLEYLHEHCNPKIIHRDVKAANVLLDEDFEAVVGDFGLAKLVDVKKTNVTTQVRGTMGHIAPEYLSTGKSSEKTDVFGYGIMLLEIVTGQRAIDFSRLEEEDDVLLLDHVNKLQREKRLDAIVDRNLNKSYGMDEVEMMIQVALLCTQVSPEDRPAMSEVVRILEGEGLAERWEEWQHVEENRRQEYERLQRRFDWGEDSFFNQDAVDLSGGR